CATAACTAGATATGAAAACGCACATTGAACAGTTCAGAAAAAAACTCGGGCTTACCCAGGAGGAACTTGCGCGCCGCGTCGGCGTAGCCAGACAAACGATCATCGCGCTTGAGCAGGGAAAATATAATCCTTCGCTTGGACTCGCGCATGCCCTGACGCGGACCCTTAAGCAACGGTATATCGAGGATGTATTTGTTCCCGATTGAATATACCGGCGCCTTTTCCATTTCATCCGGATATTTTCCGGAGCAACGGCGGAAACGGCGTCAGGTACGCTTTTTTTGAGAGATGAAAATTTTTTAAAATAGTTCTAAGATTCTTTCCAATACTCTCTTTGCCGGGGGATTTTTATTTCTATCGCCAGAAGATCCCCAAAAACCTTTACGGGGGCTGACCGGAGTGGTTGCTGGCCCGTAACGGCCAGCCACCTAGGGCAGCGACCGAGACGGGTCAATGCCACGAAAAAAATCGCCTAGTCAAGGCGAT
The genomic region above belongs to bacterium and contains:
- a CDS encoding helix-turn-helix transcriptional regulator; translated protein: MKTHIEQFRKKLGLTQEELARRVGVARQTIIALEQGKYNPSLGLAHALTRTLKQRYIEDVFVPD